One segment of Shewanella piezotolerans WP3 DNA contains the following:
- a CDS encoding type IV pilus modification PilV family protein gives MNTLKAIRQSGFTLIEVLIALFLSTIILLGLAAAELKSLQYATNSFNYTLSLVQAHNAVEKTWSKLCDLQTGNISYDNDFVTNVQPQFAAYTLTLAPAAGAGFNNELEVDVSWNDARMVDGLESRIRIDAMFPQVCS, from the coding sequence ATGAATACACTCAAAGCTATCCGTCAGTCAGGGTTCACTCTTATTGAAGTGCTTATTGCCCTTTTTCTATCGACGATCATCTTACTGGGTCTCGCCGCGGCTGAACTAAAATCTCTGCAGTATGCAACCAATAGCTTTAATTACACCCTCTCTTTAGTTCAGGCACATAACGCGGTTGAAAAAACGTGGTCAAAACTGTGTGACTTGCAAACTGGCAATATTAGCTACGATAACGACTTTGTTACGAATGTTCAGCCACAATTTGCAGCTTATACCTTGACGCTAGCTCCTGCTGCTGGGGCGGGGTTTAACAATGAGTTGGAGGTCGATGTGAGTTGGAATGATGCTCGAATGGTGGACGGACTCGAAAGCCGAATTCGAATCGATGCTATGTTCCCGCAGGTGTGCTCTTAA
- a CDS encoding pilus assembly FimT family protein, whose amino-acid sequence MHSFTAPTSKGFTLIELLTTLAIVAIAASTAVPAMSNQIKNNRLVSNANQLQSVFKFARSEAAKRDLTILINEDAGSWLVQLEGETLQEFRVSHNDIAVTGLKDMTLSRSGEAEASKIKITDSDSGTTDYCFTILTSGQSYLTKSNRCS is encoded by the coding sequence ATGCATTCCTTCACAGCCCCGACAAGCAAAGGCTTTACTCTGATAGAGCTACTCACAACATTGGCGATTGTAGCTATCGCTGCCAGTACAGCTGTCCCTGCTATGAGTAACCAAATCAAAAATAACCGTTTAGTCAGCAATGCCAATCAACTACAAAGCGTATTTAAGTTTGCCCGCAGCGAAGCGGCTAAGCGTGATTTAACCATTTTGATCAATGAAGATGCGGGAAGTTGGTTAGTGCAGTTAGAAGGTGAAACTTTGCAGGAGTTTCGTGTCAGCCATAATGACATCGCTGTCACAGGACTTAAAGATATGACTTTATCGCGCTCAGGAGAGGCCGAGGCCAGCAAGATAAAAATAACTGATAGTGACAGTGGCACCACCGATTACTGCTTCACTATTTTAACTAGTGGTCAGAGTTATTTAACTAAGAGTAATCGTTGCTCATGA
- a CDS encoding type IV pilin protein, which yields MVTVTRKLQAFTLIELLIVIAIMGILATVVLPSYQSYIQDGRRSEAQRTIIEQVALLERQYTRMGGYPDGLAVPANDSKYYSFSYKVSEAAAGSEASNDATTFTLTATPKSGTSQAGDRCGALSINQQGVKTPAQGCW from the coding sequence ATGGTAACCGTAACGAGAAAGCTGCAGGCTTTCACTTTAATCGAATTGTTAATCGTGATCGCAATCATGGGGATTTTGGCGACTGTAGTACTGCCGTCTTATCAATCCTATATCCAGGATGGTCGCCGAAGTGAAGCGCAGCGCACTATTATTGAGCAAGTCGCATTGCTGGAACGGCAATATACACGCATGGGGGGGTACCCTGATGGCTTAGCCGTGCCTGCAAATGACAGTAAGTATTACTCTTTTAGTTATAAAGTGTCTGAAGCGGCGGCGGGATCAGAGGCGAGCAACGATGCAACCACATTTACACTGACGGCTACACCTAAATCGGGCACCTCACAAGCAGGTGATCGTTGTGGCGCATTAAGCATTAATCAGCAAGGGGTGAAAACGCCTGCTCAAGGATGTTGGTAG